In Anthocerotibacter panamensis C109, the sequence CCAGCGCAACCCGCTGCGCCTGTCCCCCGGAGAGTTGGTGTGCTCGGCGCTCTAAGAGCCCTTCCAGACGCAACATCTGCGCCAATTCAGCAATCCGCGCCTGCCGCTTAGCTTGCGGCCAGCGGTCCAACGCAAAGGCGATATTAGCCGCCACGTTCAAATGTGGAAAGAGCGCCGCACGCTGAAAAACATAGCCCACCCGTCGCTTTTGGGGTGGCAGATAGACATCCGGGTGGGCGTAAAAAACTTCTGTGCCCAGCGCAACCTCGCCCTCCGTAGGCGTGACAAGGCCCGCAATACAGTCCAGGAGGGTGGATTTACCCGCCCCCGAAGGCCCAAAAAGCACGGTCAACCCTGCCGCAACCGCGAAATCTACTGCCAGCCGGAAGTCCCCCCGGCTATAGTTCAAGCGAACTGTGAGCAAGGGTGCTACCATCGACTGCCCAGCCGGTTGGTGAACCATAAAACGCCCAGTGAAGTCACCGTGAGTAACACCACCAACCCCAGCGCCAACCCATCCTCGCCACTCTGCGTAGCCTGATAGATAGCAAGCGGCATCGTCTGCGTCTTACCAGGAATATTCCCCGCCAGCATCAAAGTCGCCCCAAACTCACCCAAAGCCCGAGCAAAGCTGAGGATCACCCCAGCCAAAAGCCCTTTCCAGGCCAGAGGCAGCGTGACTTTAAAAAACGTCTCCCAAGGGGATTTGCCCAGCGTGTACGCCACTTTTTCGTAGGTGGGGTCCACACTCTCCAGCGCGGCGCGGGTGGTCTTGACCATCAAGGGTAACGCCATCACTACCGCTGCAATCACCGCCGCCTGCGGGGTAAACAAAGGAGTCCAGCCCGTCCATGCCCAGATATACTGCCCCAACCAGCCCCTGCGCCCAAAGACCCCCAACAAATAAAAACCCACCACAGTCGGCGGCAGGACCAAAGGCAGGGTGAAGACCGCATCGACGAGGTCACGCCCCGGAAAGGAAGCCCGCGCTAGCCCATAGCCCACCGCTGTACCCACAACAGTCACAATTACCGTCGCCACCAAAGCAACAGCCAAGGAGAGACTCAGCGAAAACCAGGGGTCCGTCACGGCAAAAAGCCTTTGTTCCTCAGGATATCCTGACCGACCCGACCCTTGACATAGCGAATAAATTCCCGGCCCAACACGGGTTGTTTACTGCCCTGCACCAAGGCCAGAGGATAGATGATAGGCTCACTGTAATCCACCGGGACCAGGAAGCCCACATCCACGTTGGCGCTGCTGCGGGCATCCGTACTGTAGACGATCCCCGCGTCCACATCACCCCCCGCCACGTAGGTCAACGCCTGCCGGACATTTTCTGCGAACACCAGCTTTTGGGCACTGAGTAGAGCATCATAAAGCTTTGCCTTCGTCAGCGCCTGCGCCGCGTATTGCCCCGCCGGAACCGATGGGGGATTGCCCAGAGTCAGCTTTTCTACGCTTGCCAGTTGTTCAAAAGTAGTAAGACGGGTGCTTCCTTTGGGGACGATTACGACCAACCGATTGCGGGCGAAGGGTTGGATCGTGTCTCTGACCAGTACATTCTTTTGGTCGAGGTCATCGATCTGTTTGCGCGCCGCCGAAGCAAAAACATCCACCGGAGCCCCCTGAATGATCTGTTGGGCCAACTGTCCCGAGGACGCGAAGTTGAGTACTATTTTGTCGGTAGGATGCTCCTTCTCAAAAGCCGCCGCAATCTCCGTAAACGCTTCCTTGAGGCTAATCGCCGCCGCAACCGTGAGTTCTGCCGCCCCAACCGGGCGAACCAGAACGGCAAATCCTAGGAGTAATAACCAGAACCGGGCAAATTTCATCAAAACATCCCCACCCCATAGATTAGATGGACCCGTCAAATTTTGGAGCCCTCCTATCCAACACAATACGTTCACACCATTTAAAGTGCAAAGACCCA encodes:
- the modA gene encoding molybdate ABC transporter substrate-binding protein; translation: MKFARFWLLLLGFAVLVRPVGAAELTVAAAISLKEAFTEIAAAFEKEHPTDKIVLNFASSGQLAQQIIQGAPVDVFASAARKQIDDLDQKNVLVRDTIQPFARNRLVVIVPKGSTRLTTFEQLASVEKLTLGNPPSVPAGQYAAQALTKAKLYDALLSAQKLVFAENVRQALTYVAGGDVDAGIVYSTDARSSANVDVGFLVPVDYSEPIIYPLALVQGSKQPVLGREFIRYVKGRVGQDILRNKGFLP
- a CDS encoding ABC transporter ATP-binding protein, whose protein sequence is MVAPLLTVRLNYSRGDFRLAVDFAVAAGLTVLFGPSGAGKSTLLDCIAGLVTPTEGEVALGTEVFYAHPDVYLPPQKRRVGYVFQRAALFPHLNVAANIAFALDRWPQAKRQARIAELAQMLRLEGLLERRAHQLSGGQAQRVALARALAPQPHLLLLDEPFNALDGELRTVLAEELKALQVRLDLPMVLVTHSRTEALSLADTVVLLQAGTIQAVGAPTVVLADPAYPPLKPTTQFSW
- the modB gene encoding molybdate ABC transporter permease subunit; the protein is MTDPWFSLSLSLAVALVATVIVTVVGTAVGYGLARASFPGRDLVDAVFTLPLVLPPTVVGFYLLGVFGRRGWLGQYIWAWTGWTPLFTPQAAVIAAVVMALPLMVKTTRAALESVDPTYEKVAYTLGKSPWETFFKVTLPLAWKGLLAGVILSFARALGEFGATLMLAGNIPGKTQTMPLAIYQATQSGEDGLALGLVVLLTVTSLGVLWFTNRLGSRW